From a single Octopus sinensis linkage group LG5, ASM634580v1, whole genome shotgun sequence genomic region:
- the LOC115212082 gene encoding transmembrane 7 superfamily member 3, with amino-acid sequence MLFHNKLLMSSAMLWFYLSSIFLGLTFVPAIAQNITHIFEDGTTTVTIDEPLYIYIHKGVKSQILKVNDINEAESFLICEVHSVRGNLTLSLTEVPFEDEAVRGRNLGVVTILKPEQDTAEWFLYTNNFTGIALIYVKAYTQNDPLPGGCNQEFNLENDANIKVRYPKLLTNVDFQWSNGGFSRLMLPPSCEDVVMQTSLHYHVFVYFMNEVQTDDMSALQAVKKMLSVDDILETGRYVKLIHNNNIEKSDLNLVSYPCVSAVVNLVVTQSSNGILTSAAYVPTVINPDLLQCEENKNDVLTIIISCFTILLGFLLCFFGHRYFKTELFIFGAIAGFLIAHITVSALWTHSLTVVLCTDIISAFVAGVLWLLVWTSLGIPVISVLMVSLVAGYLVSCILFFTPFGNLKYWENDFNYGMTFASGTMLLPVVFLAYTKLLNIICCALVGSYAIVFSIDILTYGIIRYIFLNSFHHMIYANFNKALAVTPFQKNDMILAGLWVGFFVAGVIFQLFSEKGRAPFPPASNIFCCQNGNEPRRPIVGNEREPLLPDNPPVGRYGTLGRVVPPTHQPYQSYTVITGFASSAPAPK; translated from the exons ATGTTATTCCACAACAAACTCTTGATGTCATCCGCGATGTTATGGTTTTATCTCAGCTCGATATTTTTGGGCCTAACGTTCGTTCCAGCGATTGCTCAGAATATTACACATATTTTTGAAG atgGTACAACCACAGTAACAATTGATGAGCccctgtatatttacatacataaagggGTCAAGTCTCAGATTCTAAAAGTTAACGATATTAATGAAGCAGAAAGCTTTCTTATCTGTGAGGTGCACAGTGTTCGAGGCAATTTGACCCTTTCTTTGACTGAAGTACCTTTTGAGGATGAAGCTGTTAGAGGAAGAAATCTTGGTGTGGTTACCATTCTGAAACCAGAACAAGACACGGCTGAATGGTTTCTCTATACAAACAACTTTACTGGTATTGCCTTGATTTATGTCAAGGCTTATACACAAAATG ATCCCTTACCTGGAGGTTGTAATCAAGAATTCAACTTGGAAAACGATGCAAATATCAAAGTGAGATATCCCAAGTTACTGACAAATGTGGACTTCCAGTGGTCAAACGGTGGCTTCTCCCGATTAATGCTGCCACCAAGCTGTGAAGATGTAGTAATGCAAACAAGCCTGCATTACCATGTTTTCGTCTATTTTATGAATGAAGTTCAAACAGATGACATGTCTGCCCTGCAAGCTGTTAAGAAAATGCTTTCGGTTGATGATATTCTCGAAACTGGAAGATAT GTGAAGTTAatacataacaacaacattgagaaATCCGATTTGAATCTGGTTTCTTATCCTTGTGTCAGTGCAGTGGTGAATCTCGTTGTTACACAATCGAGTAATGGCATTCTGACATCTGCCGCTTATGTCCCGACCGTCATCAACCCGGATTTGTTGCAATGCGAGGAAAACAAAA atGATGTCTTAACCATTATAATTTCCTGTTTTACCATCCTCCTAGGATTCCTGTTGTGTTTCTTTGGACACAGGTATTTTAAAACAG aatTGTTTATATTTGGAGCGATTGCTGGTTTCCTTATTGCACACATCACAGTCAGCGCTCTGTGGACACATTCCTTGACAG TTGTGCTATGTACTGACATCATCTCAGCCTTCGTCGCCGGTGTGCTGTGGCTGCTGGTCTGGACCAGTCTTGGAATTCCTGTCATATCCGTGCTTATGGTCAGTCTGGTGGCTGGCTATCTTGTGAGCTGCATACTTTTCTTCACACCATTTG GTAATTTGAAATACTGGGAAAATGATTTCAACTATGGCATGACTTTCGCTTCTGGAACCATGTTGCTTCCTGTTGTATTTTTGGCCTACACAAAATTG TTGAATATCATATGCTGTGCTCTTGTCGGATCCTATGCGATAGTGTTTTCAATCGATATCCTCACATATGGCATCATTAGGTACATATTCCTGAATTCATTCCACCACATGATCTATGCCAACTTCAATAAAGCACTAGCAGTAACACCATTTCAGAAAAATG ATATGATTCTTGCTGGGCTTTGGGTTGGTTTCTTCGTTGCCGGTGTTATATTCCAGTTGTTCTCTGAAAAAGGAAGAGCTCCATTCCCACCAGCCAGTAACATTTTCTGCTGCCAAAATGGAAATGAACCCCGTCGACCAATAGTTGGTAACGAACGTGAACCTCTCCTACCAGATAATCCTCCAGTCGGCAGATATGGAACACTTGGAAGGGTTGTTCCTCCCACTCATCAACCATATCAGTCCTATACTGTTATTACAGGTTTTGCTAGTTCAGCTCCAGCACCAAAATGA